Proteins encoded by one window of Marixanthomonas sp. SCSIO 43207:
- a CDS encoding phosphatase PAP2 family protein, which produces MKNITLLVLILTSFTSFSQESNSPYEWQWVRDGIWTGAALGTTITGYSLIINKDDLTEEKLMQEVANQDNINFIDRWAVGYNSESAIAQSNIPFAMSFASPFVLLFDDNINEHTAQVLGLYLESLSTTAGLYTVTAGLVNRSRPYVYNENVSLERRLINNGQRSFYSGHVAAAATATFFAAKVYSDFNPDSPAKVWVWTGAAVIPATVGYFRIKAGQHFLTDVLLGYGLGAVTGYFVPELHKSENNTIEVVPSAGMSATGDFYRGIGLQMKF; this is translated from the coding sequence ATGAAAAATATCACACTCTTAGTACTCATTTTAACCTCCTTTACAAGCTTTTCACAAGAAAGTAATTCACCATATGAGTGGCAATGGGTTCGTGATGGTATATGGACTGGAGCTGCTTTGGGTACCACAATTACCGGTTACTCTTTAATAATAAACAAAGATGATCTTACTGAAGAAAAGTTGATGCAAGAAGTTGCCAATCAAGATAATATAAACTTCATTGACCGTTGGGCAGTAGGTTATAATTCAGAATCTGCAATTGCGCAAAGCAACATACCGTTTGCTATGTCCTTTGCGTCTCCATTTGTTCTACTTTTTGATGATAACATCAATGAGCATACAGCACAAGTATTAGGGCTTTATTTAGAAAGTCTTTCCACTACCGCAGGATTATACACCGTTACGGCCGGACTAGTAAACCGAAGTAGGCCTTACGTCTATAATGAAAATGTATCTTTAGAAAGACGTTTGATTAATAATGGTCAACGATCATTTTATTCGGGTCACGTTGCGGCTGCAGCTACGGCAACATTTTTTGCCGCAAAAGTTTATAGTGATTTTAACCCAGATAGTCCTGCAAAAGTATGGGTATGGACAGGCGCGGCAGTAATTCCGGCAACAGTGGGATATTTCAGAATAAAAGCTGGACAACACTTTTTGACCGATGTTCTTTTAGGTTATGGTCTGGGTGCTGTAACGGGTTACTTTGTGCCCGAATTACATAAATCTGAAAATAATACAATTGAAGTAGTTCCTAGCGCAGGAATGTCTGCAACAGGAGATTTTTACAGAGGAATTGGGCTACAAATGAAGTTTTAA
- the ychF gene encoding redox-regulated ATPase YchF, which yields MKAGIVGLPNVGKSTLFNCLSNAKAQSANFPFCTIEPNIGVVNVPDNRLIKLEELVNPQRVLPATVEIVDIAGLVKGASKGEGLGNQFLGNIRETDAILHVLRCFDNDNVVHVDGNVNPVRDKETIDIELQLKDLETTEKRLDKVQRAAKTGNKEAQKEEAALLKVKEGLESGISVRAIQLTDSEREEFIDQMQYITDKPVLYVCNVDENSAATGNDYVEQVKEAVKDENAEVLVLAVGTEADITELETFEERQMFLEDLGLEEPGSAKLIRSAYKLLNLETYFTAGEKEVRAWTIPIGSTAPQAAGVIHTDFEKGFIRAEVIKYDDFVAYGSEAKVRDAGKLGIEGKEYIVKDGDVMHFRFNV from the coding sequence ATGAAAGCAGGAATTGTAGGATTACCAAACGTAGGGAAATCAACACTATTTAATTGTTTGTCAAATGCAAAAGCACAAAGTGCCAACTTTCCGTTTTGTACTATTGAACCTAATATTGGTGTTGTAAATGTTCCAGACAACCGTTTGATAAAACTTGAAGAATTGGTTAATCCTCAACGAGTGTTGCCTGCAACTGTTGAGATTGTTGATATTGCCGGTTTGGTGAAAGGAGCCAGCAAAGGAGAAGGACTAGGAAATCAATTTTTAGGAAACATACGAGAAACAGATGCCATTTTGCACGTTTTAAGGTGTTTTGATAATGATAATGTTGTTCACGTTGATGGTAATGTAAATCCTGTACGTGACAAAGAAACTATCGATATTGAACTACAGTTAAAAGATCTAGAAACTACCGAAAAACGTCTTGATAAAGTTCAGCGAGCTGCAAAAACCGGAAATAAAGAAGCTCAAAAAGAAGAAGCAGCTTTGCTGAAAGTGAAAGAAGGGTTAGAAAGCGGTATCTCTGTAAGAGCTATACAATTAACAGATTCTGAAAGAGAAGAGTTTATTGATCAAATGCAATATATTACAGATAAGCCTGTATTATATGTTTGTAATGTTGATGAAAATTCAGCAGCAACAGGAAATGATTATGTTGAGCAAGTTAAAGAAGCTGTTAAAGATGAAAACGCCGAAGTGTTAGTATTGGCAGTAGGAACAGAAGCCGATATTACCGAATTGGAAACCTTTGAAGAACGTCAAATGTTTCTAGAAGACTTAGGTTTAGAAGAACCCGGATCTGCAAAGCTTATTCGAAGTGCTTACAAACTCCTTAATCTGGAAACCTATTTTACTGCCGGTGAAAAAGAAGTTAGAGCTTGGACAATTCCAATAGGATCAACAGCTCCACAAGCAGCAGGTGTTATTCATACCGATTTTGAAAAAGGATTTATACGTGCGGAAGTTATTAAGTATGATGATTTTGTAGCGTATGGAAGTGAAGCCAAAGTTCGTGATGCAGGAAAACTAGGAATAGAAGGGAAGGAGTATATCGTTAAAGATGGCGATGTAATGCATTTTAGGTTTAACGTTTAA
- a CDS encoding 4Fe-4S dicluster domain-containing protein: MAIIITDECINCGACEPECPNTAIYEGADDWRYADGTDLDGNVVLPNGKEVDANETQEPVSDEFYYIVPDKCTECKGFHDEPQCAAVCPVDCCVPDDDNVESDEELLAKQSFMHQE, encoded by the coding sequence ATGGCAATTATAATAACAGATGAATGTATTAATTGTGGTGCTTGTGAGCCTGAATGCCCAAATACGGCTATTTATGAAGGAGCAGATGACTGGCGCTACGCAGATGGTACAGATCTAGATGGTAATGTTGTGTTACCAAACGGAAAAGAAGTAGATGCAAACGAAACTCAAGAACCTGTAAGTGATGAGTTTTACTATATTGTGCCAGATAAATGTACTGAGTGTAAAGGTTTTCACGATGAACCTCAATGTGCTGCAGTATGCCCAGTTGATTGTTGTGTGCCAGATGACGATAACGTAGAAAGCGATGAAGAGTTACTGGCAAAACAAAGTTTTATGCATCAAGAGTAA
- a CDS encoding acyl-CoA reductase — MQLQQRINAFSTLGRFLEQFSSENSVRNDDIPKNDEFFSEMSQKIQTAKHHNGWFTKDNIHFSFKSWSQALTEANIKKWVSNYSISAVEPKTVAVIMAGNIPLVGFHDFLSVLITGNKVLAKLSSNDKQLLPFLSKYLIAIEPEFEDYIEFSEEKLPNFDAVIATGSDNTARYFDYYFGKYPNIIRKNRNSVAVLTGTETQEDMEQLADDIFRYFGLGCRNVSKLYVPKGYNFDTFFKGMYSWKHVINNHKYINNYDYNKAVYLMSELPLLDNEFLLLKEDSGFSSPISVVFYEVYETLDDVKNIVKNESANIQAVVSNSDKIEGINFGEAQSPNLWDYADGVDTLDFLLKLS; from the coding sequence ATGCAATTACAACAAAGAATTAACGCTTTTAGCACCCTAGGAAGGTTTCTTGAACAATTTTCTTCAGAAAATTCGGTACGAAATGATGACATTCCAAAAAATGATGAGTTTTTTTCTGAAATGTCACAAAAAATTCAAACTGCTAAACATCATAATGGTTGGTTTACCAAAGATAATATTCACTTTAGCTTTAAAAGTTGGTCACAAGCTCTAACAGAAGCAAACATTAAAAAATGGGTTTCAAACTATTCTATCTCTGCCGTTGAACCAAAGACAGTAGCTGTGATTATGGCAGGAAATATACCATTGGTAGGGTTTCACGATTTTCTTTCTGTATTAATTACAGGCAATAAGGTTTTGGCAAAACTATCTTCAAACGACAAACAATTACTTCCATTTTTGTCAAAATATTTAATTGCCATAGAACCAGAATTTGAAGATTACATAGAGTTTTCAGAAGAAAAATTACCCAACTTTGATGCAGTAATTGCTACCGGAAGTGACAATACCGCTCGCTATTTTGATTATTATTTTGGTAAATACCCAAATATCATCCGAAAAAACAGAAATTCGGTTGCTGTATTAACCGGTACCGAAACTCAAGAAGATATGGAGCAATTGGCAGATGACATTTTTCGGTATTTTGGGTTAGGCTGCCGCAATGTTTCTAAGTTGTATGTTCCAAAAGGATATAACTTTGATACTTTTTTTAAAGGAATGTATTCTTGGAAACACGTTATAAATAATCATAAATACATCAATAATTATGATTATAACAAAGCTGTTTATTTAATGAGTGAGCTGCCATTACTAGACAATGAGTTTTTATTACTGAAAGAAGATTCTGGCTTCTCCTCTCCTATTTCGGTAGTTTTTTATGAAGTTTATGAAACGCTAGATGATGTAAAAAACATAGTTAAAAATGAGTCTGCAAATATTCAAGCTGTTGTTTCAAATTCAGATAAAATAGAAGGTATTAATTTTGGTGAAGCGCAGTCACCAAACTTATGGGATTATGCTGATGGTGTAGACACACTAGATTTTTTGTTAAAACTATCTTGA
- the serC gene encoding 3-phosphoserine/phosphohydroxythreonine transaminase — protein MKKHNFSAGPCVLPKSVMQKASEAILNFNNLDLSLIEISHRSKDFVAVMERAQELALEHLGLQNKGYKALFLQGGASMEFLRVAYNVLEKKAAYLNTGTWSTKAIKEAKLFGEIVEVASSKDQNFNYIPKNYSIPSDIDYFHCTSNNTIFGTQMKNFPKTDAPIVCDMSSDIFSRQLDFSNFSIIYAGAQKNMGPAGTTLIVIKESVLGQVSRQIPSLMDYKIHIGKDSMFNTPSVFAVYVSMLTLEWLKEKGGITEIEKLNNKKAELIYSEIDRNPLFTGFVANKEDRSTMNATFNLVDESLAKTFDSLWQEAGINGLNGHRSVGGYRASMYNALELESVQVLVETMKELENKA, from the coding sequence ATGAAAAAACATAACTTTAGTGCCGGACCTTGTGTTTTGCCAAAATCGGTAATGCAAAAAGCTTCCGAAGCAATTTTAAATTTCAATAATCTAGATTTATCTTTAATTGAAATTTCGCACCGTAGTAAAGACTTTGTAGCCGTTATGGAACGTGCGCAAGAATTGGCTCTTGAGCATCTTGGTTTACAAAATAAGGGCTATAAAGCTCTTTTTCTTCAAGGTGGAGCAAGCATGGAATTTTTACGAGTAGCTTATAATGTTTTAGAAAAAAAAGCTGCTTACCTTAATACCGGTACTTGGTCTACAAAAGCAATTAAGGAAGCAAAATTATTTGGAGAAATAGTTGAAGTAGCCTCTTCTAAAGACCAAAATTTCAATTATATACCAAAAAATTATTCTATTCCTTCAGATATTGATTACTTTCATTGCACTAGCAACAATACCATCTTTGGAACTCAAATGAAAAATTTTCCAAAAACTGATGCGCCAATTGTTTGTGATATGAGTAGTGATATTTTTTCAAGACAATTGGATTTTTCAAATTTCAGTATTATTTATGCCGGAGCTCAAAAAAATATGGGTCCGGCAGGAACTACTTTAATTGTTATAAAAGAGTCGGTTTTAGGTCAAGTTTCTAGGCAAATTCCTTCTTTAATGGATTACAAAATTCATATAGGCAAAGACAGTATGTTTAACACTCCGTCTGTTTTTGCAGTCTATGTTTCTATGCTAACTCTTGAATGGTTAAAAGAAAAAGGTGGAATTACAGAAATTGAAAAACTAAACAACAAAAAAGCAGAATTAATCTATTCTGAAATAGACAGAAACCCTCTTTTTACCGGTTTTGTGGCAAATAAAGAAGATCGATCAACAATGAATGCAACATTCAACTTAGTTGATGAAAGTTTAGCCAAAACATTCGACTCACTCTGGCAAGAAGCCGGAATTAACGGTTTAAATGGCCACCGAAGCGTTGGCGGTTATAGAGCTTCTATGTACAATGCCTTGGAGCTAGAAAGTGTTCAGGTATTAGTTGAAACAATGAAAGAATTAGAAAATAAAGCATAA
- a CDS encoding D-2-hydroxyacid dehydrogenase, whose amino-acid sequence MKVLANDGISASGVKALENAGFEVITVKVAQEQLINYINNNTIDVLLVRSATKVRKDIIDACPSLKIIGRGGVGMDNIDVAYARSKDIKVINTPAASSSSVAELVFAHLFGGVRHLHDANRTMPLEGDSRFKELKKNYAGGKELRGKTLGIVGFGRIGREVAKIALGCGMKVIASDNNVGEADITLDFYDGQTITLKIKTEPVSELIKHSDFITLHVPAQKNYLIGESEIKQMKDGVAIINAARGGVIDEKALVEALDKGKVSFAALDTFEDEPSPAIKVLMNGNISLSPHIGAATEEAQDRIGVELAEQIASILKPVN is encoded by the coding sequence ATGAAAGTATTAGCAAACGACGGTATTTCAGCTAGCGGCGTAAAAGCATTAGAAAATGCAGGTTTTGAAGTAATTACAGTTAAAGTTGCTCAAGAACAACTTATTAATTATATCAACAACAACACAATTGATGTGCTTTTAGTTCGCAGTGCGACAAAAGTGAGAAAAGATATAATTGACGCTTGTCCAAGTCTTAAAATCATTGGTCGCGGTGGTGTAGGTATGGATAATATTGATGTAGCTTATGCTCGTAGCAAAGACATAAAGGTGATTAACACACCAGCTGCTTCTTCATCTTCTGTAGCCGAATTGGTTTTTGCTCATCTTTTTGGTGGTGTGAGACATCTTCATGATGCAAACAGAACTATGCCCCTTGAAGGCGACTCTCGATTTAAAGAATTAAAAAAGAACTATGCCGGCGGAAAAGAATTAAGAGGAAAAACTTTAGGTATCGTAGGTTTTGGACGTATAGGTCGTGAAGTAGCAAAAATCGCTTTAGGGTGCGGTATGAAAGTAATAGCAAGCGATAATAATGTAGGTGAAGCAGATATAACCCTTGACTTTTATGATGGACAAACTATCACCTTAAAAATTAAAACCGAACCTGTTTCTGAATTAATCAAACACAGTGATTTTATAACATTACACGTACCAGCTCAAAAAAATTACCTAATTGGCGAATCTGAAATAAAACAGATGAAAGACGGTGTTGCTATCATTAATGCTGCGAGAGGTGGTGTAATAGATGAAAAAGCATTAGTAGAAGCACTAGACAAAGGAAAAGTTTCTTTTGCAGCTTTAGACACCTTTGAAGATGAACCCTCTCCGGCTATAAAAGTGCTTATGAATGGTAATATTTCTTTAAGTCCACACATAGGGGCTGCCACAGAAGAGGCTCAAGATAGAATTGGAGTAGAACTTGCTGAGCAAATTGCATCCATCTTAAAACCGGTAAACTAA
- a CDS encoding DUF937 domain-containing protein: MAGILDLLNSDTGKQIISGISNETKQPADKTASVLSMGLPILMGAMKRNANSQEGAMGLMNALSNSKHDGNVLDNLSGFFGGGVNEDKKIDGLGILGHVLGGSQDNVVGALSKKSGIDSSSVMQILQVAAPILLGYLGKEKRQQNVDSQSGITSLLGNLMAGNTQEEQQKEQSLIESLLDGDNDGSIIDDVAGMVLGGSKKGGLGDMLGGFFGK, translated from the coding sequence ATGGCAGGAATACTCGATTTATTAAATAGCGATACCGGTAAACAAATAATAAGCGGTATTAGTAACGAAACCAAACAACCCGCAGACAAAACAGCTTCTGTACTATCAATGGGCTTACCTATCTTAATGGGAGCTATGAAACGTAATGCAAACTCTCAAGAAGGAGCAATGGGATTGATGAATGCATTAAGCAATAGTAAACACGACGGTAATGTATTAGACAACCTTTCTGGTTTTTTTGGCGGCGGAGTTAATGAAGATAAAAAAATTGATGGCCTTGGTATTTTAGGGCACGTCTTAGGCGGTTCTCAAGACAACGTAGTGGGAGCACTTTCAAAAAAATCAGGAATTGATTCTAGTTCTGTGATGCAAATTTTACAGGTAGCTGCCCCTATTTTGCTAGGATATTTAGGAAAAGAAAAAAGACAACAAAACGTTGATTCGCAATCTGGTATTACCAGCCTTTTAGGAAATTTAATGGCTGGAAACACTCAAGAAGAACAACAGAAAGAACAATCTTTAATTGAATCATTACTTGATGGTGATAACGACGGAAGTATTATTGATGATGTTGCCGGAATGGTATTGGGCGGAAGTAAAAAAGGAGGCCTAGGCGATATGCTTGGTGGTTTCTTCGGAAAATAA
- a CDS encoding DUF6146 family protein has product MKNLLFLVGIALAIYSCDASKSTMGGDVDSGTVSNDTIRIANDSLEYEVIIIEPRFNTWLLQQPPRGFYGLNYLEIKNQLFVSEYNARARNPQQFSPTLYPQEINYDFNVEYGYEVNYLLYNYFVYFQQQYNQKLPGGRG; this is encoded by the coding sequence ATGAAAAATTTACTTTTTTTAGTAGGTATAGCATTAGCAATTTATAGTTGTGACGCCTCAAAATCTACCATGGGTGGTGATGTAGATTCAGGCACTGTAAGCAATGATACCATTCGTATAGCAAACGACAGTCTTGAGTATGAAGTAATTATAATAGAACCAAGATTTAATACGTGGTTGTTACAACAGCCTCCAAGAGGTTTTTATGGATTAAATTATTTAGAAATTAAAAATCAATTGTTTGTTTCAGAGTACAATGCAAGAGCTCGCAACCCACAACAATTTTCTCCTACACTATATCCGCAAGAAATTAATTATGATTTTAATGTTGAGTATGGCTATGAAGTAAACTATTTACTTTATAATTACTTTGTTTATTTTCAACAACAATACAATCAAAAATTACCAGGCGGAAGAGGATGA
- a CDS encoding DUF6787 family protein translates to MKKLKQRWNITTNWQLTVILIVFAITGSTSAKLAEPLTDAIGITKNHGWYIYWPVRILIILPAYQVLLVFFGWLFGEFKFFWAFEKKMLRSMGLRFIKA, encoded by the coding sequence ATGAAAAAATTAAAACAAAGGTGGAATATCACTACCAATTGGCAACTAACTGTAATTTTAATTGTTTTTGCGATTACCGGAAGCACGTCAGCAAAACTTGCTGAACCATTAACCGACGCTATTGGTATAACAAAAAATCACGGTTGGTATATTTATTGGCCTGTACGCATACTTATTATACTTCCGGCGTATCAAGTATTATTAGTTTTTTTTGGATGGCTTTTTGGAGAGTTTAAATTTTTCTGGGCTTTTGAAAAGAAAATGCTTCGTAGTATGGGACTTCGCTTTATCAAAGCGTAA
- a CDS encoding TonB-dependent receptor domain-containing protein, translating to MRTYALVLLLLSSVTLISQTCNNTLSGSVKDIHDNSPLVGATLIVAGTEQAVQTDLDGMYSIEGLCNQSYSIQVSHPECSTKGFTVKVFGNTTRNFKLEHHLEELNQITIDGKAYKDKSKTVLESELSTEEIERFSSGSLGDALNSLSGVSSLNTGSTVIKPLINGLHSSRVVIINNGVRMEDQEWGAEHAPNVDINSAGKLTVIKGASALQYSGDAVGGVIISEAAKVPVKDSLYGKTLFTVASNGRGTSTSSQLTKSYQNGWYGTIQGTLKRFGDFEAPDYVLSNTGIFERNVSVNIGLNRFDYGIEGYYSLFKNEIGILRASHLGGAEDQATAINSELPLIIRDFTYDIDAPRQDVTHHLARLKAFKRFEKLGKLSFQYDFQANHRLEYDIRRGEDKNKASLDLQLNTHTLMLDLESKITSSLDLKTGILAKYQNNFADPNTGVRRLIPDYDKYDFGAYVIANYEVNDNWLLEAGGRFDYTYMDVFKFYRTSFWESRNYDQIFPEIVIEELDNQILTNPEFNFYNVSGTVGTTYSFNDDYSLYFNYSLASRAPNPSELFSEGLHHSASRIELGDLRFNSEIGNKFSLTFQRKNTNFNFSINPYINIIKDFIVIEPTGVQQTIRGNFQVWEYRQTNAELLGVDIDASYAFAQNFRFEHQFSLVKGYDRTKDEPLINIPAVNTKNRIVYQNPNFKNLRLSLKSEYVFRQNEFPDNNFEILIPQTQTREVVDVSTPPDAYHLLDFDSSIDFNLNTKSKLTVGFGIKNVFDTSYRNYLNRLRYYADDLGRNFLLNLKINY from the coding sequence ATGCGTACGTATGCGTTGGTATTACTGCTATTAAGCAGTGTTACTCTTATTTCACAAACTTGTAATAATACACTTTCTGGTTCTGTAAAAGATATTCACGATAACTCTCCGTTAGTTGGAGCTACTTTAATTGTTGCAGGAACTGAGCAAGCTGTACAAACAGATCTAGATGGTATGTATTCCATTGAAGGGTTGTGTAATCAAAGTTATTCAATTCAAGTATCGCATCCTGAATGTAGTACTAAAGGATTTACAGTTAAAGTTTTTGGTAACACGACTAGAAACTTTAAACTTGAGCATCATTTAGAAGAATTAAATCAAATAACTATTGATGGTAAAGCCTATAAAGACAAATCAAAAACTGTTCTGGAAAGTGAACTATCCACTGAAGAAATTGAAAGATTCAGTAGTGGTTCTTTAGGAGATGCTTTAAATAGTTTAAGCGGTGTTTCTTCGTTAAATACAGGAAGTACTGTAATCAAACCTTTAATTAATGGACTTCATAGTAGTCGTGTTGTTATTATCAATAACGGTGTACGGATGGAAGATCAAGAATGGGGTGCAGAACATGCTCCAAATGTAGACATTAATTCTGCTGGTAAATTAACGGTTATTAAAGGTGCTTCAGCTTTACAATATAGCGGTGACGCTGTGGGAGGAGTAATTATTTCAGAAGCAGCAAAAGTTCCTGTTAAAGATAGCTTGTACGGAAAAACCTTATTTACAGTTGCATCAAATGGTAGAGGAACTTCTACTTCGTCTCAACTTACCAAAAGTTATCAAAATGGATGGTACGGAACCATACAAGGTACTCTTAAGCGCTTTGGTGATTTTGAAGCTCCAGATTATGTGTTAAGTAACACAGGAATTTTTGAGCGTAATGTATCTGTTAACATTGGTCTCAATCGTTTTGATTATGGTATTGAAGGCTATTATTCTTTATTTAAAAATGAGATAGGAATTTTAAGGGCTTCGCATTTGGGTGGTGCAGAAGATCAAGCCACCGCTATAAATAGTGAACTTCCGTTAATAATAAGAGATTTTACTTATGATATTGATGCTCCTAGACAAGATGTAACGCATCATCTTGCTCGTTTAAAAGCTTTTAAAAGATTTGAAAAACTAGGAAAACTTAGCTTTCAATATGATTTTCAAGCAAATCACAGACTGGAGTATGATATAAGACGTGGAGAAGATAAAAACAAAGCTTCGCTAGATCTACAACTCAATACACATACGTTAATGCTAGATCTAGAATCTAAAATCACAAGCTCTTTAGATCTTAAAACAGGAATATTGGCTAAATACCAAAATAATTTTGCAGACCCAAATACCGGTGTAAGACGTTTAATTCCAGATTATGATAAATATGATTTTGGAGCGTATGTAATTGCCAATTATGAGGTAAATGATAATTGGTTATTAGAAGCAGGTGGTAGGTTTGATTATACCTATATGGATGTTTTTAAATTTTACAGAACATCTTTTTGGGAATCTCGTAATTATGACCAGATTTTTCCAGAAATAGTTATTGAAGAACTTGATAATCAAATATTAACCAATCCTGAATTTAATTTTTATAATGTTTCAGGAACGGTTGGAACTACCTATTCATTTAACGATGATTACAGCTTGTATTTTAATTATTCACTAGCCTCTAGAGCACCCAATCCTTCAGAGTTATTTAGTGAAGGATTACACCATTCGGCATCGCGGATAGAACTTGGTGATTTACGTTTTAATTCTGAAATAGGAAATAAGTTTTCTCTGACCTTTCAAAGGAAAAACACCAACTTCAATTTTTCAATAAATCCATACATAAACATTATTAAAGATTTCATTGTAATTGAGCCAACTGGTGTACAACAAACTATAAGAGGTAATTTTCAAGTTTGGGAGTATAGGCAAACCAATGCAGAATTGCTAGGTGTAGATATTGACGCATCGTACGCATTTGCTCAAAATTTCCGATTTGAGCATCAATTTTCATTAGTAAAAGGGTATGACAGAACTAAAGACGAACCTTTAATAAACATACCTGCGGTTAATACAAAAAACCGAATTGTATATCAGAACCCCAATTTTAAAAACCTAAGACTTTCACTTAAAAGTGAATATGTTTTTCGTCAAAATGAATTTCCAGATAATAACTTTGAAATATTAATTCCGCAAACTCAAACTAGAGAAGTTGTAGACGTAAGCACACCTCCTGACGCCTACCACCTACTCGACTTTGACTCAAGCATAGACTTTAACTTAAACACAAAATCAAAACTTACAGTAGGATTTGGCATTAAAAACGTATTTGACACTTCCTACCGTAATTACCTAAACCGTTTGCGCTATTATGCAGATGATCTAGGTAGAAACTTTTTACTTAATCTTAAAATCAATTATTAA
- a CDS encoding type 1 periplasmic binding fold superfamily protein → MKNLKSLSILLFASLLFVACSNDDENPEPVNEEEVITTMTVTLLPNGGGTPVTLQTRDLDGDGPNAPTVTVSGNLTAGATYNGSIVLLNETEDPAENITEEVQEEAEEHQFFYSVAGGLNATTEYANFDGDGNPLGTEFILSTGDASNGSMTFTLRHEPKKPNDGSLGDAGGETDIQATFNLTIE, encoded by the coding sequence ATGAAAAATTTAAAATCATTAAGTATACTATTATTTGCTTCGTTACTATTTGTAGCTTGTTCAAACGATGATGAAAATCCAGAGCCGGTAAACGAAGAAGAAGTAATAACAACAATGACTGTAACGCTTCTACCTAATGGTGGAGGAACGCCAGTAACGTTACAAACGAGAGATCTAGATGGTGACGGCCCTAATGCTCCAACTGTTACTGTATCGGGTAATTTAACTGCAGGTGCTACATATAACGGTAGTATTGTTTTGTTAAATGAAACTGAAGACCCTGCAGAAAACATTACAGAAGAAGTTCAAGAAGAAGCGGAAGAGCACCAATTCTTTTATTCTGTTGCTGGAGGTTTAAACGCAACAACAGAATATGCAAACTTTGATGGTGACGGTAACCCACTTGGTACAGAGTTTATTTTAAGTACAGGTGATGCTAGCAACGGATCAATGACTTTTACTTTACGTCACGAACCTAAAAAACCAAATGATGGATCTTTAGGTGATGCTGGTGGAGAAACAGACATTCAAGCAACTTTTAATTTAACTATAGAGTAA
- the folE gene encoding GTP cyclohydrolase I FolE: MASYKFFEEYNESVTNELKSHFTEILSQLGEDINREGVVKTPERAAKAMQFLTSGNSQDPAEILKSAMFAEDYHDMVVIKDIELYSLCEHHMLPFFGKAHIAYIPNGHIVGLSKIPRIVDVFARRLQVQERLTHDILECINTTLKPQGVAVVIEASHLCMMMRGVQKQNSVTTTSGFRGQFEKIETRDEFLKLISNDLS; this comes from the coding sequence ATGGCATCATATAAATTTTTTGAAGAGTACAATGAATCTGTAACAAATGAATTAAAATCTCATTTTACTGAAATATTATCACAACTTGGTGAAGATATAAATAGGGAAGGAGTTGTGAAAACACCAGAGCGAGCTGCCAAAGCTATGCAGTTTTTAACTTCAGGTAATTCTCAAGATCCTGCAGAAATATTAAAATCTGCCATGTTTGCTGAAGATTATCACGATATGGTTGTTATAAAAGATATTGAGCTGTACTCTCTATGTGAACACCATATGCTTCCTTTTTTCGGAAAAGCACATATAGCATATATACCTAACGGGCATATTGTAGGGCTGAGTAAAATACCAAGAATTGTAGATGTTTTTGCAAGACGTTTACAAGTTCAAGAACGATTAACTCACGATATTCTTGAATGTATAAATACAACGTTAAAACCACAAGGTGTGGCAGTTGTTATAGAAGCTTCTCATTTATGTATGATGATGCGTGGGGTACAAAAGCAAAATAGTGTGACAACCACTTCAGGTTTTAGGGGACAATTTGAAAAAATTGAGACTAGAGATGAGTTTTTAAAATTGATAAGTAATGATTTGTCATAA